The following are from one region of the Candidatus Krumholzibacteriia bacterium genome:
- a CDS encoding sulfatase yields the protein MQRAFLRSLVPGFAAAIAVASIDSVTGFIATGSRFDSISYSAAAAGLVAAATLLVYLAVRWLLVAPIARRAPEQAASVATATGVGVFLITLEIPLPGSPVSTLFEMILRVGVAGAVGAGAIALDLAGSRAASYPVSRGVGRAAPLVLPPALVVAWIGLVGLGDVTSARFYLLFAALLIVAALFVHVAMSLSQRRWQAAVCAIFGAYLAAGAVGALMVAGGPQLSAPRAQTAPHKVRRVILLTVDTLRRDAVSAFGSTTVNTPGIDRLAGDGVVFHDAMAASSWTLPSFASMFTGLTARDHGVVRFNAVLADTVVTLAERFQDAGYETQALVANMILAPHRGFAQGFDNYQLTVDPFAPVCIGDYLASRLQDEPLRSETATGDLTDSAIAFMKSHRDEDFFLWVHYLDPHLRYSPPVEFVERMNVHDEMGFVLENTASKRPSVDLVGDPAHRVWVRSLYDAEARYVDTEIGRLLDWTRESGLYDETLIVFGVDHGEEFWEHDGFEHGHTLYNELLGVPLIIKTPGNAARGEVDNTVAVYDVAPTVLELCELPALDAPTAVSLVPYLAGGRADGRSRPIFASGTLWSSNFESVTFEGWKFIRSTTTGREQLFNLVDDPSELHNVVLDQPAVAARARALLDTHAQNAVAFRQSRGISNQSFQLDDEDIEMLRTLGYM from the coding sequence TTGCAGCGGGCATTCCTCAGATCCCTCGTTCCTGGCTTCGCCGCCGCCATCGCGGTCGCCAGCATCGACTCCGTGACCGGGTTCATCGCCACGGGCTCGCGCTTCGACTCCATTTCCTACTCCGCCGCCGCCGCGGGTCTGGTGGCGGCCGCGACGCTCCTGGTCTACCTGGCGGTTCGCTGGCTCCTCGTGGCGCCGATTGCGCGCCGGGCACCCGAGCAGGCGGCATCCGTCGCGACGGCAACCGGCGTGGGTGTCTTCCTGATCACTCTGGAAATTCCCCTGCCGGGATCCCCGGTGTCCACCCTGTTTGAGATGATTCTCCGCGTCGGCGTCGCCGGCGCGGTGGGTGCCGGCGCCATCGCGCTCGACCTGGCGGGCTCCCGCGCGGCGAGTTACCCGGTGTCGCGCGGCGTGGGGCGCGCCGCACCGCTGGTGCTGCCGCCCGCACTCGTGGTTGCGTGGATCGGACTCGTCGGGTTGGGGGATGTGACGTCGGCGAGATTCTACCTGTTGTTCGCGGCGTTGCTGATCGTCGCGGCTTTATTCGTGCACGTAGCAATGTCGTTGAGTCAGCGGCGCTGGCAAGCCGCGGTGTGCGCGATCTTCGGGGCGTATCTCGCGGCCGGCGCCGTGGGCGCCCTGATGGTCGCCGGCGGGCCGCAGCTGTCGGCGCCACGCGCACAAACGGCGCCGCACAAGGTTCGCCGCGTGATCCTGCTCACGGTGGACACGCTGCGCCGTGACGCCGTATCGGCCTTCGGGTCCACCACCGTGAATACCCCGGGTATCGACCGGCTCGCGGGCGACGGTGTGGTATTCCATGATGCGATGGCGGCATCGTCGTGGACGTTGCCATCGTTTGCGTCGATGTTCACCGGTCTCACCGCGCGCGATCACGGTGTGGTGAGGTTCAACGCGGTTCTCGCCGACACGGTGGTCACGCTGGCGGAGCGATTCCAGGACGCCGGGTACGAGACCCAGGCCCTGGTCGCCAACATGATCCTGGCGCCACACCGCGGGTTCGCGCAGGGGTTTGACAACTACCAGCTCACGGTGGATCCGTTCGCGCCGGTGTGCATCGGCGACTACCTGGCGTCACGGCTGCAGGACGAGCCGCTCCGGTCCGAGACCGCGACGGGCGACCTGACGGATTCGGCCATCGCGTTCATGAAGTCGCACCGCGACGAGGACTTCTTTCTGTGGGTTCACTACCTCGATCCGCATCTTCGCTACTCGCCCCCGGTGGAGTTCGTCGAGCGCATGAACGTGCACGACGAAATGGGCTTCGTCCTGGAGAACACCGCGTCCAAGCGCCCTTCGGTGGATCTGGTCGGCGACCCCGCGCACCGCGTGTGGGTGCGCTCGCTGTACGATGCCGAAGCCCGCTATGTCGACACGGAGATCGGACGTCTGCTGGACTGGACGCGCGAGAGCGGGCTGTACGACGAGACCCTCATCGTTTTCGGCGTCGACCATGGCGAGGAGTTCTGGGAGCACGACGGTTTCGAGCACGGGCACACCCTGTACAACGAACTGCTGGGGGTCCCGCTGATCATCAAGACGCCCGGCAATGCGGCCCGGGGCGAAGTCGACAACACGGTGGCCGTCTACGATGTGGCGCCCACCGTGCTCGAGCTGTGCGAGCTTCCCGCCCTCGACGCCCCCACCGCGGTCTCCCTGGTGCCCTATCTCGCGGGTGGGCGCGCGGACGGCCGCAGCCGTCCCATCTTTGCGAGCGGAACGCTGTGGAGTTCAAACTTCGAGTCGGTGACCTTCGAAGGATGGAAGTTCATCCGCTCCACCACCACCGGGCGGGAACAGCTCTTCAACCTGGTGGACGACCCATCGGAGCTTCACAACGTCGTGCTCGACCAGCCCGCCGTGGCCGCGCGCGCGCGCGCGCTGCTCGACACACACGCGCAAAACGCGGTGGCCTTCCGGCAATCGCGCGGCATCAGCAACCAGAGTTTTCAACTGGATGACGAGGACATCGAAATGCTGCGCACGCTGGGCTACATGTAG
- a CDS encoding menaquinone biosynthesis protein, which produces MIRIGKIPYLNSILFFHGLENEPGVRLEPLVPRALSSAVAEDEVDAGPVPLVTAWEVEDRFLPLGDFCISSIDRARSILFFSKRPFERLDGATIGVTNQTSTSVRLLKTLLTNAWRVRPARFAHVDWPNNDAFLLIGDEALIHRRGVKDYPHVADLGEVWHKWTGLPFVFARWLVRADLPDADKARLVSMLDASIAEGWAHFERVVAPRVADLNMSIEEMREYLQGFRFRMTAAEQQAIERFQKLDAAARENNTASSRS; this is translated from the coding sequence ATGATACGCATCGGGAAGATCCCATATCTCAACAGCATTCTGTTCTTCCACGGCCTCGAGAACGAGCCCGGCGTGCGGCTGGAGCCACTGGTGCCGCGCGCACTTTCCAGCGCGGTAGCTGAGGACGAGGTGGATGCCGGCCCGGTGCCGCTCGTGACTGCGTGGGAGGTCGAGGATCGCTTCTTACCTCTGGGCGATTTCTGCATCTCCAGCATCGACCGTGCGCGCAGCATCCTGTTCTTCTCCAAGCGCCCCTTCGAGCGCCTGGACGGCGCCACCATCGGCGTTACCAACCAGACCTCCACGTCGGTGCGCCTGCTCAAGACCCTCCTGACCAACGCGTGGCGTGTTCGCCCCGCCCGCTTCGCCCACGTGGACTGGCCCAACAACGACGCGTTCCTCCTGATCGGTGACGAGGCGCTGATCCACCGGCGCGGCGTGAAGGACTACCCGCACGTCGCCGATCTCGGCGAGGTATGGCACAAGTGGACGGGGCTGCCGTTCGTTTTTGCGCGCTGGCTGGTACGCGCGGACCTGCCGGACGCCGATAAGGCACGGCTCGTCTCCATGCTGGATGCGTCCATCGCGGAAGGATGGGCGCATTTTGAGCGCGTCGTGGCTCCGCGGGTGGCGGATCTCAACATGAGCATCGAGGAAATGCGCGAGTATCTGCAGGGGTTCCGTTTTCGCATGACCGCGGCGGAGCAGCAGGCGATCGAAAGGTTCCAGAAGCTCGATGCGGCTGCCCGTGAAAACAACACCGCTTCCTCACGGTCCTGA
- a CDS encoding AsmA family protein: MKRFVIVAAVLLLLGIIGIGVFLYNNIDPIVKSAIEKNGSAILGTDVSVGSVDISLKSGRGTIRNVRVKNPDGYEGDAFTLGEITLDINVASLTKDPIVIDEIKISAPDVRVVLDERGRSNIAVIKDAADRHQASSANRPAGKQDAGYEKRFRIDRFSFEEGHVAADATALGKGSMETTLPPLRLTEVGGPSGDTPDGIGKTVSRAFLGAVMGAVGNSLKASAMQQGEDAAKKALEKLLN; this comes from the coding sequence ATGAAACGGTTTGTCATCGTCGCTGCTGTACTCCTGCTGCTGGGTATCATCGGGATCGGCGTGTTTCTCTATAATAACATCGATCCGATCGTGAAGAGCGCGATCGAGAAGAACGGTTCGGCCATCCTCGGCACCGATGTGAGCGTGGGGTCGGTGGACATCTCGCTCAAGAGCGGGCGGGGAACCATTCGAAACGTGCGCGTCAAGAACCCCGACGGGTATGAAGGCGACGCGTTCACGCTGGGCGAGATCACGCTGGACATCAACGTGGCCTCGCTCACCAAGGATCCCATCGTCATCGACGAAATCAAGATCTCCGCACCCGACGTCAGGGTGGTTCTGGATGAGCGCGGAAGGTCGAACATCGCCGTCATCAAGGACGCGGCGGATCGTCACCAGGCGTCGTCGGCAAACAGACCGGCCGGCAAGCAGGACGCAGGTTACGAAAAGCGCTTTCGCATAGACCGCTTCTCGTTCGAAGAAGGTCACGTGGCGGCCGATGCCACCGCGCTGGGCAAGGGCAGCATGGAGACGACGCTGCCGCCGCTGCGCCTCACCGAGGTGGGTGGCCCCAGTGGGGACACCCCCGACGGCATCGGCAAGACGGTGTCGCGCGCGTTCCTGGGTGCGGTGATGGGTGCTGTCGGCAACAGCCTCAAGGCGAGCGCCATGCAGCAGGGCGAGGATGCGGCGAAGAAAGCGTTGGAGAAGTTGCTCAACTGA
- a CDS encoding carbon-nitrogen hydrolase family protein, protein MSQPLRIALIQQHATADRADNVRRGLASVERAATDGARIIGFAELAFEPFHPQHPARGGDVLGLAEPVPGPTVERFAELARRLGVVIVLNLYERAGEHAYDASPVIDADGTLLGVTRMIHITDYACFHEQDYYTPGDTGAPVYNTKHGRIGVAICYDRHYPEYMRALALQDADVVFVPQAGAVGEWPEGLYEAEMRVAAFQNGYFTALVNRVGKEPRLDFAGESFVCDPAGRVIARAASGRDEILSCDIDLAEIAQSHARTLFLRDRRPELYKDWLSR, encoded by the coding sequence ATGTCGCAGCCGCTGCGCATCGCCCTCATCCAGCAACACGCCACCGCCGACCGCGCGGACAACGTCCGTCGTGGCCTCGCGTCCGTGGAGCGGGCGGCCACAGACGGCGCGCGCATCATCGGTTTTGCCGAACTGGCCTTCGAGCCCTTCCATCCCCAGCATCCCGCGCGGGGCGGCGACGTCCTGGGCCTGGCCGAGCCGGTTCCGGGGCCGACCGTGGAACGCTTTGCGGAACTCGCGCGGCGCCTGGGGGTGGTGATCGTGCTCAATCTCTACGAGCGAGCGGGTGAACACGCGTACGACGCCTCGCCCGTGATCGACGCCGACGGGACCCTCCTGGGCGTAACGCGCATGATCCACATTACCGACTACGCCTGCTTCCACGAGCAGGACTACTACACCCCCGGCGACACCGGCGCGCCGGTATACAACACGAAGCACGGACGCATCGGTGTCGCCATCTGCTACGACCGGCACTATCCCGAGTACATGCGTGCCCTCGCGCTGCAGGACGCGGATGTGGTGTTCGTGCCGCAGGCGGGCGCGGTGGGGGAGTGGCCCGAGGGGCTGTACGAGGCGGAGATGCGCGTGGCGGCGTTCCAGAACGGCTACTTCACCGCGCTGGTGAACCGCGTCGGCAAGGAGCCGCGGCTGGACTTCGCCGGCGAGTCGTTCGTGTGCGATCCCGCCGGGCGCGTGATCGCGCGCGCCGCGAGCGGCCGCGACGAAATCCTCTCCTGCGACATCGACCTCGCTGAGATCGCGCAATCCCACGCCCGTACGCTCTTTCTGCGCGACCGCAGACCGGAGTTGTACAAAGATTGGCTCTCGCGGTAG
- a CDS encoding DoxX family protein: MFGKMTSAAPVSMDFGLLLLRVGIGASMFLFHGYDKIMGGPEKWEAVGGSISVLGISFAPVFWGFMAAFSESVCSLLLILGPLFRMAALLLGCTMFVAVLRHLNLPADNPASGWSGASHALELLTVYIALFFTGPGRFAFKLGRVK; this comes from the coding sequence ATGTTCGGAAAGATGACGTCGGCCGCTCCCGTTTCCATGGATTTCGGGTTGCTCCTGCTCCGGGTGGGCATCGGAGCCTCCATGTTCCTCTTCCACGGCTACGACAAGATCATGGGCGGACCGGAGAAGTGGGAAGCCGTCGGTGGGAGCATTTCCGTACTGGGGATCTCATTTGCCCCGGTATTCTGGGGGTTCATGGCCGCCTTCTCCGAATCCGTCTGCTCCCTTCTTCTCATTCTGGGACCCCTGTTCCGGATGGCGGCGCTGCTGCTGGGATGCACGATGTTTGTCGCCGTGCTGCGGCACCTCAATCTTCCCGCGGACAACCCCGCATCCGGCTGGTCCGGGGCCTCGCACGCGCTGGAGCTGTTGACGGTGTACATTGCGCTGTTCTTCACCGGCCCGGGGCGGTTTGCGTTCAAGCTGGGCCGCGTGAAATAG
- the mqnC gene encoding dehypoxanthine futalosine cyclase encodes MLRAIQAKVTAGQRITREEGLYLLRDAPLLELAPLAMTWRWRHNPARRVSFVVDTNLNYTNVCDAFCTFCAFYRTPGQQGEYTYTIEQMMEQFARAREMGCTTVLLQGGLNNAIPFDYYTDLVRETRHRFPDIHPHFYSAPEVMKMVEVSGLSLDDVIARLYAAGLRSIPGGGAEILADRVKPHISKLWPKATTKDWVDVHRAAHRGGLRSTATMMYGHVETDEDVIEHLDVVRALQDETRGFTAFVPWSYKRDQNPLARKVKTESGPNRYLRIIALSRIYLDNFQHVQASWFSEGKKTGVVALQFGGDDFGGTIFDENVMQEAGFFNRTTVDEITALIRDAGFTPVQRTTLYEIIREFTPEAAATS; translated from the coding sequence ATGCTGCGTGCCATTCAGGCAAAAGTCACTGCGGGACAGCGAATTACGCGCGAAGAGGGGCTGTATCTCCTGCGCGACGCGCCCCTGCTCGAACTGGCGCCGCTGGCGATGACCTGGCGCTGGCGCCACAATCCCGCGCGGCGCGTGTCCTTCGTGGTGGACACCAACCTCAACTACACCAACGTCTGCGACGCCTTCTGTACGTTTTGCGCGTTCTACCGCACTCCCGGGCAGCAGGGTGAGTACACCTATACCATTGAGCAGATGATGGAGCAGTTTGCGCGGGCGCGCGAGATGGGTTGCACCACCGTGCTCCTGCAGGGTGGGCTCAACAACGCCATTCCGTTCGACTACTACACCGACCTGGTCCGCGAGACGCGACACCGGTTCCCCGACATTCACCCGCACTTCTATTCGGCGCCCGAGGTGATGAAGATGGTGGAGGTGTCTGGTCTTTCGCTGGATGACGTGATCGCGCGTCTGTACGCAGCGGGACTGCGCTCGATTCCCGGTGGTGGTGCGGAAATTCTGGCGGACCGCGTGAAGCCGCACATCTCCAAACTCTGGCCCAAGGCCACCACAAAGGACTGGGTGGACGTGCACCGCGCGGCTCACCGGGGAGGACTGCGCTCCACCGCCACAATGATGTACGGCCACGTGGAAACCGACGAGGACGTCATCGAGCACCTCGACGTGGTGCGGGCGCTGCAGGACGAGACCAGGGGCTTCACCGCGTTCGTGCCGTGGAGCTACAAGCGCGACCAGAACCCGCTGGCGCGCAAGGTGAAGACGGAATCAGGGCCCAACCGTTACCTGCGCATCATTGCGTTGTCGCGCATCTACCTGGACAACTTCCAGCACGTGCAGGCGTCGTGGTTCTCGGAAGGCAAGAAGACCGGCGTGGTGGCGCTGCAGTTCGGCGGCGACGACTTCGGCGGCACCATTTTCGACGAAAACGTGATGCAGGAGGCCGGCTTCTTCAACCGCACCACGGTGGACGAAATCACCGCGCTCATCCGCGACGCGGGCTTCACCCCCGTGCAACGCACCACGCTCTACGAGATCATTCGCGAATTCACACCGGAAGCCGCCGCCACCTCCTAG
- the mqnE gene encoding aminofutalosine synthase MqnE, whose amino-acid sequence MFETVSGITFSDRALIPVWEKVRAGERLSPADGLTLFESPDLTAVGRMADHVARAKNGERVYFVINTHINPTNVCVLNCKFCDYVQNRNAVGAWEMTHDEIVGHITPEMTEVHIVGGHHPDWPFEYHEGYIRAIREAHPHVQIKAFTAAEIDFFARRWKLTAEEVLDRLIAAGLNAMPGGGAEIFSKRVAKELRYTGKAQAERWLEIHGMAHARGIPSNATMLYGHIETYQERVEHLRLLREQQDRSGGFLAFIPLEYQISEEKLVPRHASALDDLKTVAVSRLMLDNFPHVKAYWIMLQEDTAGIALNFGADDIDGTIAKERIAHAADARSPAGLTRKALIRLIRDAGKTPVERDALYNEINEYGEADIAAVVEDTYRPVQRSRESPRAGRPLAKNLKR is encoded by the coding sequence ATGTTTGAAACCGTATCCGGTATCACCTTTTCCGACCGCGCGCTCATCCCCGTCTGGGAGAAGGTGCGGGCGGGCGAGCGATTGTCCCCGGCCGACGGACTCACCCTGTTCGAGAGCCCCGATCTGACCGCGGTGGGCCGCATGGCGGACCACGTTGCGCGCGCGAAAAACGGCGAGCGGGTCTACTTCGTCATTAATACCCACATCAACCCCACCAACGTCTGTGTGTTGAACTGCAAGTTCTGCGACTACGTGCAGAACCGCAACGCGGTGGGAGCGTGGGAGATGACGCACGACGAGATCGTGGGGCACATCACGCCGGAGATGACCGAGGTGCACATCGTGGGCGGCCACCACCCCGACTGGCCCTTCGAGTACCACGAGGGATACATCCGTGCCATCCGCGAGGCGCACCCGCACGTACAGATCAAGGCGTTCACCGCGGCGGAAATCGATTTCTTCGCCAGGCGCTGGAAACTCACCGCGGAGGAGGTCCTCGACCGCCTCATCGCGGCCGGCTTGAATGCCATGCCTGGCGGCGGGGCGGAGATCTTCTCGAAGCGCGTGGCGAAAGAGCTGCGCTACACCGGCAAGGCGCAGGCGGAACGCTGGCTCGAAATCCACGGCATGGCGCACGCACGCGGCATTCCCTCCAACGCCACCATGCTGTACGGACACATCGAAACCTACCAGGAGCGCGTGGAACACCTGCGGCTCCTGCGGGAACAACAGGACCGGAGCGGCGGTTTCCTGGCCTTCATTCCGCTCGAATACCAGATCAGCGAGGAGAAGCTGGTTCCCCGGCACGCCTCCGCGCTGGACGACCTCAAGACGGTGGCGGTGTCGCGCCTCATGCTGGACAACTTTCCGCACGTGAAGGCGTACTGGATCATGCTGCAGGAAGACACAGCGGGTATCGCACTCAACTTCGGAGCGGACGACATCGACGGGACCATTGCCAAAGAGCGTATTGCCCACGCCGCGGACGCGCGCAGCCCGGCCGGCCTGACGCGCAAGGCATTGATTCGTCTCATTCGCGATGCCGGAAAGACACCGGTGGAACGGGACGCGCTGTACAACGAGATCAACGAGTACGGGGAAGCGGATATCGCGGCCGTGGTGGAGGACACCTACCGGCCCGTGCAACGCAGCCGCGAGTCGCCCCGCGCGGGGCGGCCGCTGGCGAAGAACCTCAAGCGATGA
- a CDS encoding VOC family protein: protein MAASRKKATARRTAGRKRAARRAPVTPLTRVTGIGGIFFKSDNPKDLMDWYRKHLGIETDSSGGWTFTWREKRKSSRIGCTVFSPFERATEYFEPSEEPYMFNFRVADLDGLLKALRRAGVHVIDKVEEHPYGKFGWIIDPEGRKIELWEPPDADDPFGEAS, encoded by the coding sequence ATGGCGGCTTCCCGGAAGAAGGCGACGGCCAGGAGGACGGCGGGCAGGAAGCGCGCGGCCCGGCGCGCGCCGGTAACACCGCTCACCCGCGTCACCGGCATCGGGGGCATCTTTTTCAAGAGCGACAACCCCAAAGACCTCATGGACTGGTACCGCAAGCACCTTGGTATCGAGACCGATTCGTCTGGCGGCTGGACGTTCACCTGGCGCGAGAAACGCAAGAGCAGCCGCATCGGCTGTACCGTATTCAGCCCTTTCGAGCGCGCTACGGAATACTTCGAGCCCAGCGAAGAACCCTACATGTTCAACTTCCGCGTAGCCGACCTGGACGGGCTCCTCAAGGCCCTGCGCCGGGCGGGGGTGCACGTCATCGACAAGGTGGAGGAGCATCCCTACGGCAAGTTCGGCTGGATCATCGATCCCGAAGGCCGCAAGATCGAGCTGTGGGAGCCACCCGACGCCGACGATCCGTTCGGCGAAGCCTCGTGA